One Bufo gargarizans isolate SCDJY-AF-19 chromosome 4, ASM1485885v1, whole genome shotgun sequence DNA window includes the following coding sequences:
- the SERINC1 gene encoding serine incorporator 1 isoform X3 — protein MGSSIPGVSGHVNCDVLVGYKAVYRVCFGMAMFFLLFSLLMIKVKSSQDPRAAVHNGFWFFKFAAAVGITVGAFFIPEGPFTTVWFYVGMGGAFCFILIQLVLLIDFAHSWNESWVEKMEEGNSRCWYAALLSATAINYALSVVAIVLFYVYYTHPEGCSENKAFISVNLLLCIGASIMSVLPKIQESQPRSGLLQSSVITIYTMYLTWSAMTNEPDRKCNPSLLSIIGYNSTTTPGQVQVVQWWDAQGIVGLVLFLLCVLYSSIRTSTNSQVNKLTLTSDESTLIEDGSRSDGSLGDSDDSHRAVDNERDGVTYSYSFFHFMLFLASLYIMMTLTNWYSPDSSYKTMTSKWPSVWVKISSSWVCIVLYVWTLLAPLVLSNRDFD, from the exons ATGGGATCTTCAATTCCCGGAGTGAGCGGACATGTGAACTGTGACGTGCTGGTCGGATACAAGGCGGTGTATCGCGTGTGCTTCGGAATGGCCATGTTTTTCCTTCTCTTTTCCCTGCTTATGATTAAAGTGAAGAGTAGCCAGGATCCACGTGCTGCGGTGCATAACGG CTTTTGGTTCTTTAAGTTTGCGGCAGCCGTTGGAATTACTGTTGGAGCGTTTTTCATCCCTGAAGGACCTTTTACCACAG tgtGGTTCTACGTCGGCATGGGTGGCGCATTTTGCTTCATACTCATCCAGCTTGTTTTACTGATTGATTTTGCTCATTCCTGGAATGAATCCTGGGTTGAAAAGATGGAGGAAGGAAATTCTCGTTGCTGGTATGCAG CTCTGCTGTCGGCCACCGCTATTAACTATGCCCTGTCAGTGGTAGCCATAGTGCTCTTCTATGTGTACTACACTCATCCCGAAGGCTGCTCTGAAAATAAAGCTTTTATCAGTGTGAATTTGCTTCTGTGCATTGGAGCTTCTATAATGTCTGTTCTACCTAAAATTCAG GAATCTCAGCCCAGATCTGGCCTGCTGCAGTCTTCTGTGATAACCATTTACACCATGTATCTGACTTGGTCTGCCATGACCAATGAGCCCG ATAGGAAATGCAATCCCAGCTTGCTCAGCATCATTGGCTACAATTCCACCACTACTCCAGGTCAGGTCCAGGTAGTGCAGTGGTGGGATGCTCAAGGAATTGTTGGACTGGTTCTTTTCTTGCTCTGCGTCTTATACTCTAG CATTCGGACATCAACCAACAGCCAGGTGAATAAGCTGACCCTGACTAGTGATGAATCCACACTGATAGAAGATGGGAGCAGAAGTGACGGGTCCTTGGGGGATTCTGATGATTCGCACCGCGCTGTTGACAATGAGCGGGATGGAGTTACCTACAGCTACTCCTTCTTTCACTTCATGCTTTTCCTGGCCTCTCTTTACATCATGATGACCCTCACCAATTGGTACAG CCCCGACTCTTCTTACAAGACTATGACTAGCAAATGGCCGTCGGTTTGGGTGAAAATTTCATCAAGCTGGGTGTGCATTGTTCTGTACGTCTGGACCCTGCTTGCTCCACTGGTGCTGAGCAATCGTGACTTTGACTAG
- the SERINC1 gene encoding serine incorporator 1 isoform X2, whose amino-acid sequence MLFPGMEEHLKKIPGFCEGGMGSSIPGVSGHVNCDVLVGYKAVYRVCFGMAMFFLLFSLLMIKVKSSQDPRAAVHNGFWFFKFAAAVGITVGAFFIPEGPFTTVWFYVGMGGAFCFILIQLVLLIDFAHSWNESWVEKMEEGNSRCWYAALLSATAINYALSVVAIVLFYVYYTHPEGCSENKAFISVNLLLCIGASIMSVLPKIQESQPRSGLLQSSVITIYTMYLTWSAMTNEPDRKCNPSLLSIIGYNSTTTPGQVQVVQWWDAQGIVGLVLFLLCVLYSSIRTSTNSQVNKLTLTSDESTLIEDGSRSDGSLGDSDDSHRAVDNERDGVTYSYSFFHFMLFLASLYIMMTLTNWYSPDSSYKTMTSKWPSVWVKISSSWVCIVLYVWTLLAPLVLSNRDFD is encoded by the exons ATGTTGTTTCCAGGAATGGAGGAGCATCTAAAAAAG ATTCCTGGCTTCTGTGAGGGAGGAATGGGATCTTCAATTCCCGGAGTGAGCGGACATGTGAACTGTGACGTGCTGGTCGGATACAAGGCGGTGTATCGCGTGTGCTTCGGAATGGCCATGTTTTTCCTTCTCTTTTCCCTGCTTATGATTAAAGTGAAGAGTAGCCAGGATCCACGTGCTGCGGTGCATAACGG CTTTTGGTTCTTTAAGTTTGCGGCAGCCGTTGGAATTACTGTTGGAGCGTTTTTCATCCCTGAAGGACCTTTTACCACAG tgtGGTTCTACGTCGGCATGGGTGGCGCATTTTGCTTCATACTCATCCAGCTTGTTTTACTGATTGATTTTGCTCATTCCTGGAATGAATCCTGGGTTGAAAAGATGGAGGAAGGAAATTCTCGTTGCTGGTATGCAG CTCTGCTGTCGGCCACCGCTATTAACTATGCCCTGTCAGTGGTAGCCATAGTGCTCTTCTATGTGTACTACACTCATCCCGAAGGCTGCTCTGAAAATAAAGCTTTTATCAGTGTGAATTTGCTTCTGTGCATTGGAGCTTCTATAATGTCTGTTCTACCTAAAATTCAG GAATCTCAGCCCAGATCTGGCCTGCTGCAGTCTTCTGTGATAACCATTTACACCATGTATCTGACTTGGTCTGCCATGACCAATGAGCCCG ATAGGAAATGCAATCCCAGCTTGCTCAGCATCATTGGCTACAATTCCACCACTACTCCAGGTCAGGTCCAGGTAGTGCAGTGGTGGGATGCTCAAGGAATTGTTGGACTGGTTCTTTTCTTGCTCTGCGTCTTATACTCTAG CATTCGGACATCAACCAACAGCCAGGTGAATAAGCTGACCCTGACTAGTGATGAATCCACACTGATAGAAGATGGGAGCAGAAGTGACGGGTCCTTGGGGGATTCTGATGATTCGCACCGCGCTGTTGACAATGAGCGGGATGGAGTTACCTACAGCTACTCCTTCTTTCACTTCATGCTTTTCCTGGCCTCTCTTTACATCATGATGACCCTCACCAATTGGTACAG CCCCGACTCTTCTTACAAGACTATGACTAGCAAATGGCCGTCGGTTTGGGTGAAAATTTCATCAAGCTGGGTGTGCATTGTTCTGTACGTCTGGACCCTGCTTGCTCCACTGGTGCTGAGCAATCGTGACTTTGACTAG
- the SERINC1 gene encoding serine incorporator 1 isoform X1, with protein MGGVLGLCSAASWIPCLCGSAPCLLCRCCPSGNSSTVTRLIYAFFLLLGVAVACVMLFPGMEEHLKKIPGFCEGGMGSSIPGVSGHVNCDVLVGYKAVYRVCFGMAMFFLLFSLLMIKVKSSQDPRAAVHNGFWFFKFAAAVGITVGAFFIPEGPFTTVWFYVGMGGAFCFILIQLVLLIDFAHSWNESWVEKMEEGNSRCWYAALLSATAINYALSVVAIVLFYVYYTHPEGCSENKAFISVNLLLCIGASIMSVLPKIQESQPRSGLLQSSVITIYTMYLTWSAMTNEPDRKCNPSLLSIIGYNSTTTPGQVQVVQWWDAQGIVGLVLFLLCVLYSSIRTSTNSQVNKLTLTSDESTLIEDGSRSDGSLGDSDDSHRAVDNERDGVTYSYSFFHFMLFLASLYIMMTLTNWYSPDSSYKTMTSKWPSVWVKISSSWVCIVLYVWTLLAPLVLSNRDFD; from the exons ATGGGGGGAGTCCTAGGCCTTTGCTCTGCTGCCAGCTGG ATACCTTGCCTTTGTGGCAGTGCACCATGTCTCCTCTGTCGCTGCTGTCCAAGTGGGAACAGTTCCACGGTTACTCGACTCATCTACGCCTTCTTTTTGCTTCTTGGGGTTGCAGTTGCTTGCGTGATGTTGTTTCCAGGAATGGAGGAGCATCTAAAAAAG ATTCCTGGCTTCTGTGAGGGAGGAATGGGATCTTCAATTCCCGGAGTGAGCGGACATGTGAACTGTGACGTGCTGGTCGGATACAAGGCGGTGTATCGCGTGTGCTTCGGAATGGCCATGTTTTTCCTTCTCTTTTCCCTGCTTATGATTAAAGTGAAGAGTAGCCAGGATCCACGTGCTGCGGTGCATAACGG CTTTTGGTTCTTTAAGTTTGCGGCAGCCGTTGGAATTACTGTTGGAGCGTTTTTCATCCCTGAAGGACCTTTTACCACAG tgtGGTTCTACGTCGGCATGGGTGGCGCATTTTGCTTCATACTCATCCAGCTTGTTTTACTGATTGATTTTGCTCATTCCTGGAATGAATCCTGGGTTGAAAAGATGGAGGAAGGAAATTCTCGTTGCTGGTATGCAG CTCTGCTGTCGGCCACCGCTATTAACTATGCCCTGTCAGTGGTAGCCATAGTGCTCTTCTATGTGTACTACACTCATCCCGAAGGCTGCTCTGAAAATAAAGCTTTTATCAGTGTGAATTTGCTTCTGTGCATTGGAGCTTCTATAATGTCTGTTCTACCTAAAATTCAG GAATCTCAGCCCAGATCTGGCCTGCTGCAGTCTTCTGTGATAACCATTTACACCATGTATCTGACTTGGTCTGCCATGACCAATGAGCCCG ATAGGAAATGCAATCCCAGCTTGCTCAGCATCATTGGCTACAATTCCACCACTACTCCAGGTCAGGTCCAGGTAGTGCAGTGGTGGGATGCTCAAGGAATTGTTGGACTGGTTCTTTTCTTGCTCTGCGTCTTATACTCTAG CATTCGGACATCAACCAACAGCCAGGTGAATAAGCTGACCCTGACTAGTGATGAATCCACACTGATAGAAGATGGGAGCAGAAGTGACGGGTCCTTGGGGGATTCTGATGATTCGCACCGCGCTGTTGACAATGAGCGGGATGGAGTTACCTACAGCTACTCCTTCTTTCACTTCATGCTTTTCCTGGCCTCTCTTTACATCATGATGACCCTCACCAATTGGTACAG CCCCGACTCTTCTTACAAGACTATGACTAGCAAATGGCCGTCGGTTTGGGTGAAAATTTCATCAAGCTGGGTGTGCATTGTTCTGTACGTCTGGACCCTGCTTGCTCCACTGGTGCTGAGCAATCGTGACTTTGACTAG